Proteins from a genomic interval of Nocardioidaceae bacterium:
- a CDS encoding NAD(P)/FAD-dependent oxidoreductase, with translation MTTAIVVGSGPNGLAAAVRLAEAGLDVTVLEADDRIGGGASSAELTVPGVIHDLGSGFHPLGVASPFFRDQDLARHGLRYVWPEVQVAHPLDDEPAGLIYRDVERTASRLGEDADAWRDLFGAFAGHTEHLADDALAALTTIPRHPLLLARFGLRAAQPAGLLARRWKTAAARGLWAGCAAHGTTPFSNPLSSAAGLLLAVAAHSHGWPVAQGGSQSVADALVSRLRELGGSVETGVRVTSVDDLPPHDVLMLDTAPGAAAQILGDRLPGRVRRTYTSWKHGPGSFKIDIAVEGGLPWTDPDVGRAGTVHLGGTFEEIAYAEREVAAGRLAERPYVLLGQQSVADPTRAAGDVHPVWAYAHVPNGWEGTREEGYELIMRQIERFAPGARDRVVGRSEHSPADLEAWNPNYVGGDIAAGATGPMQLAMRPRLTPQPWLTGVKGVYLCSAATLPGPGVHGMCGQNAAVTALRALKLPG, from the coding sequence ATGACCACCGCCATCGTCGTCGGCTCCGGCCCCAACGGGCTCGCAGCAGCCGTACGCCTCGCCGAGGCCGGTCTCGACGTGACCGTGCTCGAGGCCGACGACCGCATCGGCGGGGGAGCGTCCAGCGCGGAGCTGACCGTGCCGGGTGTGATCCACGACCTCGGATCCGGCTTCCACCCCCTCGGGGTCGCCTCGCCGTTCTTCCGCGACCAGGACCTGGCCCGGCACGGACTGCGCTACGTCTGGCCCGAGGTGCAGGTCGCCCATCCCCTCGACGACGAGCCTGCGGGGCTGATCTACCGCGATGTGGAGCGGACCGCTTCGCGGCTCGGTGAGGACGCCGACGCCTGGCGTGATCTCTTCGGCGCCTTCGCCGGGCACACCGAGCATCTCGCCGACGACGCCTTGGCGGCCCTGACGACGATCCCGCGGCACCCGCTGCTCCTGGCCCGCTTCGGACTGCGCGCCGCGCAGCCGGCCGGCCTGCTCGCGCGGCGCTGGAAGACCGCCGCGGCCCGGGGACTCTGGGCCGGGTGCGCGGCCCATGGCACGACTCCGTTCAGCAACCCTCTCTCCTCGGCAGCCGGGCTCCTGCTCGCCGTCGCCGCGCACTCCCACGGGTGGCCCGTCGCCCAGGGCGGGTCGCAGTCGGTCGCCGACGCTCTCGTCTCACGGCTCCGCGAGCTGGGCGGGAGCGTCGAGACGGGCGTACGCGTGACCTCGGTCGACGACCTCCCGCCGCACGACGTGCTGATGCTCGACACCGCCCCCGGGGCCGCCGCGCAGATCCTCGGCGACCGTCTCCCGGGTCGGGTGCGGCGGACGTACACGTCGTGGAAGCACGGGCCCGGGTCGTTCAAGATCGACATCGCGGTCGAGGGCGGACTGCCGTGGACGGACCCCGACGTCGGCCGCGCCGGCACCGTGCACCTGGGTGGGACCTTCGAGGAGATCGCGTACGCCGAGCGCGAGGTCGCGGCCGGCCGGCTCGCCGAGCGCCCGTACGTGCTGCTGGGTCAGCAGTCGGTCGCCGATCCGACCCGAGCGGCCGGCGACGTGCACCCGGTGTGGGCGTACGCCCACGTGCCGAACGGGTGGGAGGGCACCCGGGAGGAGGGCTACGAGCTGATCATGCGTCAGATCGAGCGGTTCGCGCCGGGCGCGAGGGACCGCGTGGTCGGGCGGTCCGAGCACTCCCCGGCCGACCTGGAGGCCTGGAACCCCAACTACGTCGGCGGCGACATCGCCGCCGGCGCCACGGGGCCGATGCAGCTGGCCATGCGCCCACGGCTCACGCCCCAGCCGTGGCTGACCGGCGTGAAGGGCGTCTACCTCTGCTCGGCGGCCACGCTGCCCGGCCCAGGCGTGCACGGCATGTGCGGGCAGAACGCCGCGGTCACGGCCCTGCGAGCGCTGAAGCTGCCCGGCTGA
- a CDS encoding crotonase/enoyl-CoA hydratase family protein, producing MSDPTYETLTWSNDDGILTLWLDRPDAMNSFTVQMARDLEDAFTRVNDDDSVRAVVVTGRGKAFCAGMDLSAEGNVFGLDETLSPTPEDLDERLTEEPIHSGVRDTGGKVVLAIHACRKPVIAAINGAAVGIGATMTLPMDIRLMSSKGRIGFVFGRLGIVPEACSSWFLPRLVGPQQALEWCYSADILSAEEARDGRLVRSVHEPEELLEAAYALARKFTEGRSPMSVALMRQMLWRNPSFDHPLEAHKADSLAMFYTSIEDGKEGVAAFREKRSPEFTASASDLPRIYRD from the coding sequence GTGAGCGACCCGACGTACGAGACCCTGACCTGGAGCAACGACGACGGCATCCTCACGCTGTGGCTCGACCGCCCGGATGCGATGAACTCGTTCACGGTGCAGATGGCGCGCGACTTGGAGGACGCCTTCACCCGGGTCAACGACGACGACTCGGTGCGCGCGGTCGTCGTCACAGGGCGGGGCAAGGCGTTCTGCGCCGGCATGGACCTTTCCGCCGAGGGCAACGTCTTCGGCCTCGACGAGACGCTCTCCCCCACCCCGGAGGACCTCGACGAGCGGCTCACCGAGGAGCCGATCCACTCCGGCGTACGCGACACCGGCGGCAAGGTCGTGCTGGCGATCCACGCCTGCCGCAAGCCCGTCATCGCGGCCATCAACGGAGCCGCGGTGGGCATCGGCGCGACCATGACGCTCCCGATGGACATCCGCCTGATGAGCAGCAAGGGCCGGATCGGCTTCGTCTTCGGGCGGCTCGGCATCGTGCCCGAGGCGTGCTCGAGCTGGTTCCTGCCGCGCCTCGTCGGGCCGCAGCAGGCGCTGGAGTGGTGCTACTCCGCCGACATCCTCTCCGCCGAGGAGGCGCGCGACGGACGGCTGGTGCGCTCGGTGCACGAGCCGGAGGAGCTGCTGGAGGCGGCGTACGCCCTGGCGCGGAAGTTCACCGAGGGTCGGTCGCCGATGTCGGTCGCGCTGATGCGGCAGATGCTGTGGCGCAACCCGTCCTTCGACCACCCGCTCGAGGCGCACAAGGCGGACTCGCTGGCGATGTTCTACACCTCGATCGAGGACGGCAAGGAGGGCGTGGCGGCCTTCCGGGAGAAGCGCAGCCCGGAGTTCACCGCGTCGGCGAGCGACCTGCCGCGGATCTACCGCGACTGA
- a CDS encoding LCP family protein, which yields MGESGRGGRGGSGDSGESADDFGWLYGSKGRSSDGSREARGPRRPSQDADPTQVMRIPRDPDDEQTQVIRRPGAAETTGARGGGAAAGRGGDDRRFSGPPPDRPAPAVAPPPRPRRRRGTGRRIRRALLLLVVAWLVYLLAVPLYAFSQVPRVEFEPAGDRPASQPGTTYLVVGNDGRGDLTQRQRRRLSLGPEDVGQRTDTILLLHVGSGPNLLLSIPRDSLVDVPDQGVTKINAAYAFGGAPLLAQTIEQNTGIRVDEYVEIGLLGLVQLVNAVDGITVCPEEPIVDPLANLKIRRGCSEVNGLRALGYARSRKTSTLGDIDRAARQREVVSAIGSKITSPRTVLDPFRYWAIGQAGSKSIAVGEGTGALALGRFAFAMTRVNGENGLTCSVPIVDLAVNWDPERAPRMFRLIAEDRTEDIGRQLCTGSGLPGTR from the coding sequence ATGGGTGAGAGCGGACGCGGTGGTCGTGGTGGCTCCGGCGACTCCGGGGAGTCGGCGGACGACTTCGGCTGGCTGTACGGCTCCAAGGGTCGTTCCTCGGACGGGTCCCGGGAGGCGCGTGGCCCCCGGCGTCCGAGCCAGGACGCGGACCCCACCCAGGTGATGCGCATCCCGCGCGATCCGGACGACGAGCAGACCCAGGTGATCCGACGCCCGGGCGCCGCCGAAACCACCGGGGCCCGCGGTGGTGGCGCCGCGGCCGGTCGTGGCGGGGACGACCGCCGCTTCAGCGGCCCTCCGCCGGACCGACCGGCACCGGCTGTCGCGCCGCCGCCCCGTCCGCGACGACGTCGCGGCACGGGTCGTCGCATCCGGCGCGCGCTGCTGCTGCTCGTGGTCGCCTGGCTGGTCTACCTGCTCGCGGTGCCGCTCTACGCCTTCTCCCAGGTGCCGCGCGTGGAGTTCGAACCCGCCGGTGACCGACCCGCGAGCCAGCCGGGCACGACGTACCTCGTCGTCGGCAACGACGGCCGCGGCGACCTCACCCAGCGGCAGCGGCGTCGGCTCTCGCTGGGTCCCGAGGACGTCGGTCAGCGCACCGACACCATCCTGCTCCTCCACGTCGGCAGCGGTCCGAACCTGCTGCTCTCGATCCCCCGGGACTCGCTGGTCGACGTGCCCGACCAGGGCGTCACGAAGATCAACGCGGCGTACGCCTTCGGCGGCGCACCGCTGCTGGCGCAGACGATCGAGCAGAACACGGGCATCCGCGTCGACGAGTACGTCGAGATCGGCCTGCTCGGTCTCGTCCAGCTGGTGAACGCGGTCGACGGCATCACCGTGTGCCCGGAGGAGCCGATCGTGGACCCGCTGGCGAACCTGAAGATCCGCCGCGGCTGCAGCGAGGTCAACGGGCTGCGTGCGCTGGGCTACGCCCGCTCGCGCAAGACCTCGACGCTCGGCGACATCGACCGGGCCGCGCGCCAGCGCGAGGTCGTCAGTGCGATCGGGTCGAAGATCACCTCGCCGCGCACCGTGCTGGACCCGTTCCGGTACTGGGCCATCGGGCAGGCCGGCTCGAAGTCCATCGCCGTCGGCGAGGGCACCGGTGCCCTCGCCCTCGGCCGGTTCGCCTTCGCGATGACGCGCGTCAACGGCGAGAACGGTCTGACCTGCTCGGTGCCGATCGTCGACCTCGCGGTGAACTGGGACCCCGAGCGCGCGCCCCGCATGTTCCGCCTGATCGCGGAGGACCGCACCGAGGACATCGGTCGACAGCTGTGCACGGGCTCCGGCCTGCCCGGCACCCGCTGA
- a CDS encoding IS1380 family transposase, translating to MKPSHTIRPVFDDPNLVSAAGLVPALRLAESAGLYDLLDDLTVASPNAAAKTASVVGGMLAGADSIDDLDLLRHGGMGRLFAGVRAPSTLGTFLRSFTHGHVQQLDKINAGLLAGLATRVPGLLAGSDADGIAFVDVDDTVREVHGYAKQGAAFGYTGQRGLNVQLAAISTPTAAPVIARARLRKGNTASARGAGRLLAQVITTARAAGVTGRILARADSAYYGHAFVGTALRHKTWFSVTARMTPSVTAAITSIDAGAWKPIEYPNAVYDEDEQRWVSDAEVAEVPFVAFTGRRKREHVRCRLVVRRVKRLQPLASDGTEQGELFATYRHHAFITNSTLSTVEADQRHRDHALVEQVIAELKDGPLAHLPSGKYAANAAWVSHAVIAFNIARATAVAASMRTARWATLRTRIINIPGRIATTGRRLVLHLPTHWPWASRWKLLWSTASGPPALVTT from the coding sequence GTGAAACCTTCTCACACGATCCGGCCTGTGTTCGATGACCCGAACCTGGTGTCGGCAGCCGGTCTGGTCCCGGCGCTGCGGCTGGCCGAGTCGGCCGGGCTCTACGACCTTCTCGACGACCTGACGGTGGCCTCGCCGAACGCTGCTGCGAAGACCGCGTCGGTGGTCGGCGGGATGCTCGCCGGTGCGGATTCCATCGATGACCTCGACCTGTTGCGCCACGGTGGGATGGGCCGACTGTTCGCCGGGGTCCGGGCACCGTCGACGCTGGGCACGTTCCTGCGCTCGTTCACCCACGGGCACGTGCAGCAGCTCGACAAGATCAACGCCGGGCTGCTGGCCGGACTCGCGACCCGGGTGCCCGGCCTGCTCGCCGGTTCGGACGCGGACGGGATTGCGTTCGTTGATGTCGACGACACCGTCCGCGAGGTCCACGGCTACGCCAAGCAGGGAGCGGCGTTCGGGTACACCGGCCAGCGCGGTCTCAACGTCCAGCTGGCGGCGATCTCGACTCCGACCGCAGCACCAGTCATCGCCCGCGCCCGGCTCCGCAAGGGCAACACCGCTTCCGCGAGGGGCGCCGGCAGGTTGTTGGCCCAGGTGATCACGACCGCCCGCGCCGCTGGCGTGACCGGTCGGATCCTGGCGCGTGCGGACTCCGCCTACTACGGGCACGCGTTCGTCGGCACCGCCCTGCGGCACAAGACGTGGTTCTCGGTGACCGCGCGGATGACGCCGAGCGTGACCGCGGCGATCACCAGCATCGACGCAGGTGCCTGGAAGCCGATCGAGTACCCCAACGCGGTCTACGACGAGGACGAGCAACGCTGGGTCAGCGACGCCGAGGTCGCCGAAGTTCCCTTCGTGGCGTTCACCGGCCGCCGCAAGCGCGAGCACGTCCGGTGTCGTCTGGTCGTGCGCCGGGTCAAGCGACTCCAGCCCCTGGCATCGGACGGGACCGAGCAGGGCGAGCTGTTCGCGACCTACCGCCACCACGCCTTCATCACCAACAGCACACTTTCGACCGTCGAGGCTGATCAACGTCATCGTGACCACGCGCTGGTCGAGCAGGTCATCGCCGAGCTCAAGGATGGTCCGCTCGCGCACCTGCCGTCGGGGAAGTACGCGGCCAACGCCGCCTGGGTCTCCCATGCCGTGATCGCGTTCAACATCGCCCGCGCTACCGCGGTCGCTGCCTCGATGCGCACCGCCCGCTGGGCAACCCTGCGCACCCGGATCATCAACATCCCCGGCCGGATCGCGACCACCGGCCGGCGCCTCGTCCTGCACCTTCCCACCCACTGGCCGTGGGCATCGCGCTGGAAACTGTTGTGGTCGACCGCGTCCGGGCCACCAGCCCTTGTCACGACCTGA
- a CDS encoding acyl-CoA thioesterase — protein sequence MLARVSHETDRPAPLAPAYSRVSLAHLAGHEDSNLLGNVHGGVIMKLVDSTAGAVAQRHSAGPAVTAAMDEMAFLHPVQIGDIIRTHAQVNWAGSSSMEIGVRVEAQPWDEAGDTAKHVASAYLVFVAVDTDGSPRRIAPLELTDDEERRRSREAEIRRSHRLASKDEIQRGRRGES from the coding sequence ATACTGGCCCGCGTGAGCCACGAGACCGACCGCCCCGCCCCCCTGGCGCCCGCGTACAGCCGCGTCTCGCTCGCGCACCTCGCCGGTCACGAGGACTCCAACCTGCTCGGCAACGTGCACGGCGGCGTCATCATGAAGCTCGTCGACTCGACCGCGGGTGCGGTGGCGCAGCGGCACAGTGCCGGTCCCGCGGTGACCGCGGCGATGGATGAGATGGCCTTCCTCCACCCGGTGCAGATCGGCGACATCATCCGGACGCACGCGCAGGTGAACTGGGCGGGCAGCAGCTCGATGGAGATCGGCGTACGCGTCGAGGCGCAGCCGTGGGACGAGGCGGGCGACACCGCCAAGCACGTCGCGAGCGCCTACCTCGTCTTCGTGGCCGTGGACACCGACGGCAGCCCGCGGCGCATAGCGCCGCTGGAGCTGACCGACGACGAGGAGCGGCGTCGGTCGCGCGAGGCGGAGATCCGCCGGTCGCACCGGCTCGCCAGCAAGGACGAGATCCAGCGCGGGCGGCGGGGCGAGAGCTGA
- a CDS encoding LCP family protein, protein MHLPDQAPEQSRHRAASLRFRRALTLMAMTLVLPGSAQLVAGNRRVGRIAVRTAATIAATAVLVLLLGALSSGAAITLLTQGWILGLVRLGLMGLAVGWVLLFLDAWRLGQPLGLAQRQRLAVTGVNGLLCFTTAGALLFGANVAGVAQGLVSDDGVLSSGEASEPWEGRYNVLLLGGDSGADRWGLRPDSIMVASIDEETGQTVLFGLPRNMADFTFPEGSVMAREFPQGFDCEGCYLNSLATWARDNHEIFGSKKSAGIEATLEAVEGITGLPINYWAMVNLRGFRNLVDAVGGVRLNVTQPIPVGGVGAPIDYYIEPGEDKLLDGFETLWFARSRATSDDYSRMARQKCVLNAMVEQLDPMTVVTSFGDIAEASKAMVKTSVPASELSTFVPLAMKARSQPIRTVSFVPPLIDTGNPDIALIHERVRRALGDSPRPEKKAAVPTTPLDPSADENSTGGSLGTFADGYAANDSDDLDSVC, encoded by the coding sequence ATGCACCTGCCGGACCAGGCGCCCGAGCAGTCACGACACCGTGCCGCATCGTTGCGCTTCCGCCGCGCCCTCACCTTGATGGCGATGACCCTGGTGCTGCCGGGGTCCGCCCAGCTCGTCGCCGGCAACCGTCGCGTCGGCCGCATCGCCGTTCGCACGGCCGCGACCATCGCCGCGACCGCCGTGCTGGTGCTGCTGCTCGGCGCGCTGTCCTCGGGCGCGGCGATCACGCTGCTCACGCAGGGCTGGATCCTCGGGCTCGTACGCCTCGGTCTCATGGGCCTCGCGGTCGGGTGGGTGCTGCTCTTCCTCGACGCCTGGCGCCTCGGGCAGCCGCTCGGGCTCGCCCAGCGCCAGCGGCTCGCGGTCACCGGGGTCAACGGCCTGCTCTGCTTCACCACCGCGGGCGCCCTGCTCTTCGGCGCCAACGTCGCGGGTGTCGCCCAGGGACTCGTCTCCGACGACGGCGTGCTGTCCTCCGGTGAGGCCTCCGAGCCGTGGGAGGGCCGCTACAACGTGCTGCTGCTCGGCGGCGACTCGGGCGCCGACCGCTGGGGCCTGCGGCCGGACTCGATCATGGTCGCGAGCATCGACGAGGAGACCGGGCAGACCGTGCTCTTCGGTCTGCCGCGCAACATGGCGGACTTCACCTTCCCCGAGGGGTCGGTCATGGCGCGGGAGTTCCCGCAGGGCTTCGACTGCGAGGGCTGCTACCTCAACTCGCTGGCCACGTGGGCGCGCGACAACCACGAGATCTTCGGCTCCAAGAAGAGCGCCGGCATCGAAGCCACCCTCGAGGCCGTCGAGGGCATCACGGGCCTGCCGATCAACTACTGGGCGATGGTCAACCTGCGCGGCTTCCGCAACCTCGTCGACGCCGTCGGGGGCGTACGCCTCAACGTCACCCAGCCCATCCCCGTCGGCGGGGTCGGAGCCCCGATCGACTACTACATCGAGCCCGGCGAGGACAAGCTGCTCGACGGCTTCGAGACGCTGTGGTTCGCCCGTTCCCGCGCCACCTCCGACGACTACTCGCGGATGGCGCGCCAGAAGTGCGTCCTCAACGCGATGGTCGAGCAGCTGGACCCGATGACCGTCGTGACCAGCTTCGGGGACATCGCCGAGGCGTCCAAGGCGATGGTCAAGACCTCGGTGCCGGCCTCGGAGCTCTCGACCTTCGTGCCCCTGGCGATGAAGGCCCGCTCGCAGCCGATCCGTACGGTGTCCTTCGTGCCGCCGCTCATCGACACGGGCAACCCCGACATCGCGCTGATCCACGAGCGCGTACGCCGCGCCCTGGGTGACAGTCCGCGTCCGGAGAAGAAGGCGGCCGTGCCGACCACGCCGCTCGACCCGAGCGCGGACGAGAACTCGACCGGCGGGTCGCTGGGCACCTTCGCCGACGGCTACGCCGCGAACGACTCCGACGACCTCGACTCGGTGTGCTGA
- a CDS encoding glycosyltransferase, with the protein MLSEGDAHRVVAVVVTWNRRELLGEALDALAAQEHPLERVVVIDNASDDGTAELLAHRAQSDPLLDVRTLAENLGGAGGFAAGIARALTHSPDLVWLLDDDTVPTATALGAAVTAWRDHPGDPQGRRPAVVASRVVWTDGRDHPMNTPREKPGVSRGERAAAAAVGCTAVRSASFVSILCDAARVRERGLPVADYFLWNDDFEYSTRLIRGGSGLWCPASVVVHKTRTFGATDVDPGERFFWEVRNKTWMFTRSTSLAPSEKLLYGASTVRRWARTYARSADRATLRRGLVRGLREGFTTQPAPTGRLVAHARESRGIGRDLDAGVAFSLLMSTWAGDRPDFLREAFRSAVVDQTRRPAEVVLVEDGPVTPELEEALTELVAQSPVPVRRLRLPANGGLGPALDAGLAACRHDVVARMDTDDLCVPDRFERQLPLIEAGADIVGAGLVEFGETPEDVVGRRTPPTDPAEIRRVIRFRDPFNHPTVVYRRAAVLAAGGYTDMPLMEDYLLFTRMVEAGAEPANLAEPLVLYRVGAGAYARRGGGALLRSELALQRRFRRLGLTSRRQYARNVLVRGGYRLVPESVRRAAYRRLLANRGDGPGSQPSARGDRTPIDSSRP; encoded by the coding sequence GTGCTGAGCGAGGGCGACGCGCACCGGGTCGTCGCCGTCGTCGTCACCTGGAACCGCCGCGAGCTGCTCGGGGAGGCCCTCGACGCCCTGGCGGCGCAGGAGCACCCGCTCGAGCGTGTCGTGGTCATCGACAACGCCAGCGACGACGGCACCGCGGAGCTCCTCGCCCACCGGGCGCAGTCGGACCCGCTGCTGGACGTGCGCACGCTCGCCGAGAACCTGGGCGGGGCCGGTGGGTTCGCCGCCGGCATCGCCCGGGCCCTGACCCACAGCCCCGACCTGGTCTGGCTGCTCGACGACGACACCGTCCCCACCGCCACCGCGCTCGGTGCCGCGGTGACGGCCTGGCGTGACCACCCCGGCGACCCCCAGGGCCGACGACCGGCGGTGGTGGCCTCGCGGGTGGTGTGGACCGACGGGCGCGACCACCCGATGAACACCCCGCGCGAGAAGCCCGGGGTCAGCCGGGGCGAGCGCGCGGCGGCGGCGGCGGTCGGCTGCACGGCCGTGCGCTCGGCGTCCTTCGTCTCGATCCTGTGCGACGCCGCACGCGTCCGCGAGCGCGGCCTGCCCGTGGCCGACTACTTCCTGTGGAACGACGACTTCGAGTACTCCACGCGGCTCATCCGCGGTGGCTCCGGTCTCTGGTGCCCGGCCTCGGTCGTCGTGCACAAGACCAGGACGTTCGGCGCGACCGACGTCGACCCCGGCGAGAGGTTCTTCTGGGAGGTCCGCAACAAGACCTGGATGTTCACCCGGTCGACGAGCCTCGCGCCGTCGGAGAAGCTGCTCTACGGCGCCTCGACGGTGCGGCGGTGGGCGCGCACGTACGCCCGGTCCGCCGACCGTGCCACGCTGCGCCGCGGTCTCGTGCGTGGTCTGCGCGAGGGGTTCACGACGCAGCCCGCACCGACCGGTCGGCTCGTGGCGCACGCCCGGGAGTCCCGGGGCATCGGCCGGGACCTCGACGCCGGCGTGGCCTTCAGCCTCCTGATGAGCACGTGGGCCGGCGACCGGCCCGACTTCCTGCGCGAGGCGTTCCGCTCGGCGGTGGTCGACCAGACGCGTCGGCCCGCCGAGGTCGTGCTCGTCGAGGACGGTCCCGTGACCCCCGAGCTGGAAGAGGCCCTCACCGAGCTCGTCGCGCAGAGCCCGGTGCCGGTGCGACGGCTGCGGCTGCCCGCCAACGGCGGGCTCGGTCCTGCCCTGGACGCCGGGCTCGCCGCGTGTCGGCACGACGTCGTGGCCCGCATGGACACCGACGACCTGTGCGTCCCGGACCGGTTCGAGCGCCAGCTCCCGCTCATCGAGGCGGGCGCCGACATCGTCGGTGCCGGACTGGTCGAGTTCGGGGAGACGCCCGAGGACGTGGTGGGCCGTCGTACGCCTCCGACGGACCCGGCCGAGATCCGCCGTGTGATCCGCTTCCGCGACCCCTTCAACCACCCGACCGTGGTCTACCGCCGCGCCGCGGTCCTGGCGGCCGGTGGGTACACCGACATGCCGCTGATGGAGGACTACCTGCTCTTCACCCGCATGGTGGAAGCAGGCGCGGAGCCCGCCAACCTGGCCGAGCCGCTGGTCCTCTACCGCGTCGGCGCAGGCGCGTACGCCCGGCGCGGCGGGGGAGCTCTGCTGCGCTCCGAGCTCGCGCTGCAGCGTCGGTTCCGGCGCCTCGGACTGACCTCACGCCGCCAGTACGCACGCAACGTGCTCGTCCGGGGCGGCTACCGCCTGGTGCCCGAGTCGGTGCGCCGCGCGGCGTACCGTCGGCTGCTGGCCAACCGCGGCGACGGGCCCGGCTCGCAGCCGTCCGCTCGCGGCGACCGCACGCCGATAGACTCCAGCCGCCCGTAG
- the glf gene encoding UDP-galactopyranose mutase — protein MTLPDLLVVGSGFFGLTIAERCASQLDKKVLVIDRRSHIGGNAYSEAEPETGIEVHRYGAHLFHTSNKRVWDYVRQFTDFTGYQHRVYTNHDGQVYPMPINLGTINQFFDAAYSPSEARELIREQSAELDGKEPENFVEKGVSLIGRPLYEAFIAHYTAKQWQTDPEELSADIISRLPVRYTYDNRYFNDTYEGLPAEGYTAWLEKMAEHPNIEVRLETDFFDVKDTYVGKVPIVYTGPVDEYFGNSEGALSWRTLDFEEEVKEVGDFQGCPVMNYPDPDVGFTRIHEFRHFHPERDYPGDKTVIMREFSRFAEEGDEPYYPVNTAEDREKLLKYREKAKAEPMVLFGGRLGTYQYLDMHMAIGSALSMFDNRLAPHFRDGADLAEATDGADA, from the coding sequence GTGACCCTGCCTGACCTGCTCGTCGTCGGATCCGGATTCTTCGGGTTGACCATCGCCGAGCGCTGCGCGAGCCAGCTCGACAAGAAGGTGCTGGTCATCGACCGGCGCTCCCACATCGGGGGCAACGCCTACTCCGAGGCCGAGCCCGAGACCGGCATCGAGGTGCACCGCTACGGCGCGCACCTCTTCCACACCTCCAACAAGCGGGTCTGGGACTACGTACGCCAGTTCACCGACTTCACCGGCTACCAGCACCGCGTGTACACCAACCACGACGGGCAGGTGTACCCGATGCCGATCAACCTCGGCACGATCAACCAGTTCTTCGACGCGGCCTACTCCCCGAGCGAGGCGCGCGAGCTCATCAGGGAGCAGAGCGCGGAACTCGACGGCAAGGAGCCGGAGAACTTCGTCGAGAAGGGCGTCAGCCTGATCGGCCGGCCGCTGTACGAGGCGTTCATCGCCCACTACACCGCGAAGCAGTGGCAGACCGACCCCGAGGAGCTCAGCGCAGACATCATCAGCCGGCTCCCGGTGCGCTACACCTACGACAACCGCTACTTCAACGACACCTACGAGGGTCTGCCGGCCGAGGGGTACACCGCCTGGCTGGAGAAGATGGCCGAGCACCCCAACATCGAGGTGCGGCTCGAGACCGACTTCTTCGACGTGAAGGACACCTACGTCGGCAAGGTCCCGATCGTCTACACCGGCCCGGTCGACGAGTACTTCGGCAACTCCGAGGGCGCGCTGAGCTGGCGCACGCTGGACTTCGAGGAGGAGGTCAAGGAGGTCGGCGACTTCCAGGGCTGCCCGGTGATGAACTACCCCGACCCCGACGTGGGCTTCACCCGGATCCACGAGTTCCGCCACTTCCACCCCGAGCGCGACTACCCCGGCGACAAGACCGTCATCATGCGGGAGTTCAGCCGTTTCGCCGAGGAGGGCGACGAGCCGTACTACCCGGTCAACACCGCCGAGGACCGCGAGAAGCTGCTGAAGTACCGCGAGAAGGCCAAGGCCGAGCCGATGGTGCTCTTCGGTGGCCGGCTCGGCACCTACCAGTACCTCGACATGCACATGGCGATCGGCTCGGCCCTGTCGATGTTCGACAACCGGCTCGCCCCCCACTTCCGGGACGGCGCCGACCTGGCCGAGGCCACCGACGGGGCCGACGCGTGA